The Nothobranchius furzeri strain GRZ-AD chromosome 6, NfurGRZ-RIMD1, whole genome shotgun sequence genome includes a region encoding these proteins:
- the pcyox1 gene encoding prenylcysteine oxidase 1 translates to MLTMNFHTLSLRAVLFLGLYHSGRRSLTSASGLQEPQPHKIAVVGAGIGGTAAAYFLRQEFGPAVQIDVFEPGTVGGRLATAKIGGHEYETGGAVIHPLNLHMKHFIEKLGIPPRNDVPSKMAIFDGKELVFEQSDWFIVNFFRMLWRYGFSFLRMQMWVESVLDKFMRIYQYQQFGYAFTNVERLLHAMGGDGFLTLMNQTLEEAMMGEGFSQVFINDIVAPITRVNYGQSVRINGFVGAVSLAGADSGLWAVDGGNKRVCTGLIYNSKSELIHAKVTSVTMKSRPSKRGNAVNLYEVNYVGESGSAHSLYDIVVIATPLHQGKSDITFSGFCPPIPSHYPGLYHQTVTTLVHGKLNMSYLGTTEPASKFTVSDILTTDSKYCDINSLSSLDPVTIPGGYKRPRASHTTVWKVFSPQPLTQDQLQRIFLSYDSVSETPWLAYPAYRPPHRKTPPFILHDRLYYLNAVEWAASAMEMSAIAARNVALLAHHRWHQQPGKIDQEDLHTRLRGEL, encoded by the exons ATGCTCACAATGAATTTTCACACGCTGTCGCTTCGAGCCGTGCTCTTCCTGGGCCTTTATCACTCCGGCAGGAGAAGTCTGACCTCGGCTTCTGGTCTGCAAGAGCCGCAGCCCCATAAAATAG CTGTGGTTGGAGCAGGTATTGGTGGAACAGCAGCTGCGTATTTTCTGAGGCAGGAGTTTGGACCTGCAGTCCAGATTGATGTGTTTGAACCCGGCACTGTGGGAGGGCGACTGGCGACAGCAAAGATAGGGGGCCATGAGTATGAGACTGGAGGGGCAGTGATTCATCCTCTGAACCTACACATGAAGCACTTCATTGAAAAATTAG GTATTCCCCCAAGAAATGACGTCCCCTCTAAAATGGCCATCTTCGATGGAAAAGAGCTCGTGTTTGAACAGAGTGACTGGTTTATCGTGAACTTTTTCCGAATGCTCTGGCGCTACGGATTCAGTTTCCTTCGAATGCAGATGTGGGTGGAGAGTGTTTTGGACAAATTCATGAG AATCTACCAGTATCAGCAGTTTGGCTATGCGTTCACCAACGTGGAGAGGCTCTTACACGCCATGGGGGGCGATGGCTTCCTCACTCTAATGAATCAGACTCTGGAGGAGGCCATGATGGGAGAAGGCTTTTCTCAGGTCTTCATTAATGATATTGTTGCACCCATTACTCGCGTCAACTATGGCCAAAGTGTTCGCATCAACGGTTTTGTGG GGGCAGTGTCGCTAGCAGGAGCGGACTCGGGCCTGTGGGCTGTAGATGGTGGCAATAAGCGAGTGTGCACAGGACTGATTTACAACAGCAAGAGTGAGCTGATCCACGCCAAAGTCACTTCAGTTACAATGAAGAGTCGACCATCCAAGAGAG GAAACGCCGTCAATCTCTATGAGGTTAATTATGTTGGAGAATCGGGCTCGGCGCACTCTCTGTATGACATTGTGGTCATAGCAACACCGCTTCATCAGGGAAAATCAGACATCACGTTCTCAGGGTTCTGCCCTCCCATCCCGTCTCACTATCCGGGTCTGTACCACCAGACTGTCACCACTTTGGTCCACGGCAAGCTGAACATGTCCTACCTGGGAACCACAGAGCCGGCCTCGAAGTTCACGGTGTCGGACATCCTCACCACCGATTCCAAGTACTGCGACATCAACAGCCTGAGCTCACTGGACCCCGTCACCATTCCTGGTGGTTACAAACGACCACGTGCCAGTCACACCACAGTCTGGAAGGTGTTCTCACCTCAACCCCTGACCCAGGACCAGCTGCAGAGGATCTTCCTCTCTTACGATTCAGTGTCCGAGACTCCGTGGCTGGCTTACCCCGCGTACCGTCCGCCACACAGAAAGACCCCTCCTTTCATCCTGCACGACCGACTGTACTACCTCAATGCGGTGGAGTGGGCGGCTAGTGCCATGGAGATGAGCGCCATCGCGGCCAGGAACGTGGCCCTGCTAGCACACCACCGCTGGCACCAGCAGCCCGGGAAGATCGACCAAGAAGATCTGCACACACGACTGAGAGGAGAACTTTGA
- the LOC107372832 gene encoding kinesin-like protein KIF21A — protein sequence MRFLASLLVVFAVAVLHTVLSASLECAEKGEKVTPYDGLTELKKIDQLEFEAAQRAKAAELNVTEEQNEDSRYLEAAQGEAAEEHGDAENERKEQTGNSEAADAAHDESVSESSEDSDGRQRREHEETVTETVRSLDESHSSSQEQDD from the exons ATGAGGTTTCTAGCATCCCTTCTTGTTGTCTTTGCTGTGGCAGTGCTTCACACTG TTCTCTCAGCATCCCTGGAATGTGCAGAGAAAGGGGAAAAGGTGACTCCGTATG ATGGGCTGACTGAACTGAAGAAAATAG ATCAGCTGGAGTTTGAGGCTGCCCAAAGAGCCAAGGCAGCTGAGCTCAATG TAACGGAGGAGCAAAATGAGGACTCTCGCTATCTTG AAGCTGCTCAGGGTGAAGCTG CTGAGGAGCATGGTGATGCTGAGAATGAACGGAAAG AGCAAACAGGAAACTCTGaagctgcagatgcagcacacgATG AATCAGTGTCTGAGTCCTCTGAGGACTCTGATG GGAGACAAAGAAGAG AGCATGAAGAGACAGTGACAGAGACTGTGAGGAGTTTGG ATGAAAGTCACAGTTCATCACAAGAACAAG ATGACTGA
- the fam136a gene encoding protein FAM136A, whose amino-acid sequence MAEAHQTRVQGVIEDMVQSLERDHIRKMQGRMFRCSADCCDRPTDSMSQVHQCIERCHTPLAQAQALVTSELEKFQDRLTRCTMHCNDKAKDLFDSGAKEPAVRSLMDHCVGSCVDDHINLIPSMTRKLKGNLDSIS is encoded by the exons ATGGCAGAAGCGCATCAGACACGCGTGCAGGGTGTTATCGAAGACATGGTACAAAGTCTAGAGAGAGATCACATCCGTAAGATGCAG GGTCGCATGTTCAGGTGCAGTGCAGACTGCTGTGATCGCCCCACAGACTCCATGTCCCAAGTGCATCAGTGTATCGAGAGGTGTCACACTCCTCTGGCTCAGGCCCAGGCACTGGTCACCTCAGAGTTGGAGAAGTTTCAG GATCGTCTAACCAGATGTACGATGCACTGCAACGATAAGGCCAAGGATCTTTTTGACTCCGGTGCAAAGGAGCCAGCTGTTCGATCGCTCATGGACCACTGTGTGGGCAGTTGTGTGGATGACCACATTAACCTGATCCCCAGCATGACCCGAAAACTCAAGGGGAATTTGGACTCTATATCATAG